Sequence from the Helianthus annuus cultivar XRQ/B chromosome 13, HanXRQr2.0-SUNRISE, whole genome shotgun sequence genome:
TGCATGGCGAGTCATTTCATACACAAGACATGGGTCGATGTTCAAACCCAGTATTGTATCAACATGTGGGTCAAGACAATGATGAAGATGCTGGTGAATATATCGAATACGAGGAGATGGTTATGGAAAGCATGCACCAAGACACAAATGAAAATGCCAAGGCATTTTATACCATGTTAAGTCAAGCCAATGAGCCTTTGTGGCCCGGTTCTGAAAAAGCTAGCATACTCTCTACCGTCATGAGGATATTGAACTGGAAATCAGATTGTAACATCTCCGACTTTACATTCGATAAATTACTACTGATTATTAAAGATAGTCTACCCAACGGTGTAAAGCTACCTAGAAACTTTTATGAGACCAAGAAGATGTTGAAGCTGTAATATAATATTGCAGGTTTGTGAATATTAATAATCATTATATAacaattataatataataatataataaatatacttatttttattacaaaatgtTGCAGGTTTGTGAATGTGCATGGTGATGGTCATAAGAGTATCTCTCGTATACTGGGTGAGCATCGTGATGAAGTTTGGCTAACGTTCAAACAGGTTCCGCGGGATGAAGTGGCTCGTATGTATGATCGATTTAGGGTAAcatatttattatatatttacaTATCTTTAGCTTATTTTGTTGAGTTTGCATTTTTAAActatatttttatttttgcaGACTCGCTGGACGTGGGATCCATCGAACAAATAAGCAATTGTGAAGGCTTTCTTAACATGCTAAAGAAACATTTCAGAGAGATTATGATGTAATTGAGAATAAAAGCTACAAAACTTGCATATCATGCTGGAGAAAATGTCGACCTACGTAATTCTAATCAATTCCGCATTATTCGTAAATATCCGCCCGAATCAATACCTATCAACATATAGCATGACATGTGTTCGGTAGGAAAATTAATATACTCTTTTCTGTTTTATCTCATGGCTTATTATTATTgttgcatataatctgttttatctgATGTTATGGTTGATTATTGTTATGGCTGATTATTGTTGTGGGTGCCTTAATTTGGTAAAACTTGATTCTGTCACTTTTCCTTAAAAAAGCACCCACAAGTTAAATAATTTAGCAAAGCACACACTTTTTCATATTGTGTTTGCCTTAATTTCCATTTTAGCTTTGTTTTAAAATTGGGTTGGATCCACTTTGTTAGTATTATTACGATTTAATTATTTAAAGAAatatgtaaatgaacaaaaatgaACACGAAGTATTGTGTCTTTACAGGCTTGGAACACAAAAGCATGGCTTAGTGTCACGCCCCGTAAAAATTCAACTCAAAATTTCAGCATTCCGAAAGTTTCCGGAACACTAAGGAAGCGTCTAGGGCTGCCTGGAAGTCTCCGGAATAGTCTAGACAATACTGGAACGTGTTGACACCCTTAGAAGGTCCTAGATCAGCCTTCAAAGTGCTCGGAACAGTCTAGAAAGGGCTGCATAAATCTGCCCAAAAGTTGCAGCCAAGAACTCTCTAGAAGACTCATGAAAACACTTGGAAATGCTGGATATTTTTGGCAAGAATGCTCTAGTATAAATAGGTGTTAGAGTCTCATTTTGAGATCACCCCCCTCATAACTCATTCATAACCAACTTCTTGTAAACTCCATACTTGTAACTTTGTTCAAGTAATACATAACCATTTTTGTGTTAGTATTGCACTACAAAATCATACTTGTGATCCTCACAAACAAAGACTACCGCTGCTATACATAACTAAACCCATCCAAAAGGCTACAAAACCCATCCAAAAGGCTGAACTTAGAAGTAATCTAAGTGCCGCACAAGAGTTCAAGAATAACTCCgtgacaagtggtatcagagtcgCGTCGGTTCATCGGGATGGCGAACAAGAAAAGCAAGAAGGGATCAACGAACAAGAAAATCGTCTCTAGTAAAGAAGAGACACACAACCACAACCAGAAACAACAAGAAGTTGGAAGCGTGTCTATGGATTTGGCCGGATCCTTAGAAAAAATGAAGACTAGTGTCAAAGCATCGGTCACACAACTTGGAACTCTTGTCAATCGTTCCTTGGAAAAGCTAGATGCTTTGGGAACATTGCGAGATGAGTTAAAAGGACTCAAAAAAGATCTCAAAACCGCTATCAACGTCATACGCCTCGAGATGCAAGCCATGATCCAAGAGGAGATTGCAACGCTGTGGAGAGAGGTAGACGACAATATCCAAAACCTTCACAAAAACTTTACTAAGTTGGAAGCAAAAATGAACGACGCTAACAAGGCACAACTAAAAGTATGTCTGGGGTCCTCGCAAGTAAGTCATCTCAACACTTTAAATACTCAAGAAACTCCCAAAACACGGGAAAAACATAACATCAAAAAGCTCCCGAACAAGGGAAAGAAAAGACCAACAACCACAAAACCAGAAAAGAAGTCGGAAGAAGGACTTCAACTCATCAACATGGTGGTAAACGGGAGACCCGTTAAAGCACTAGTTGACAGAGGAGCAAGCCATAACTTCGTCTCAATGGATGAAGCAATAAGACTCGGTGTTCAGGTCACAAAACAAGAAGCAATGATAAAGACCACGAATGGACCTATCCAACCAATACTTGGGATGGCATACGACGTCAAAGTCACAATCGGCAAATGGAAAGGTAAGAGCGACCTTTCTGTGATGCCAATGAAAGACCATAACTTTGTGCTTGGCCAGGATTTCTTCGAAAACAAACAGACCTTCCTTATTCTATATGCAAACAAGTTTTGCATCATAGACAGAAACCAAGTTCACACAATGAAGACAGAGACGGACACTAGCCGTCAAGGTATGTCAATAACATCAATACAAATGGAGGTTGGTTCAAAAACAAGATCAACcacacattcatcacaattaggCATAACCCAAAATCGCAACGAGGATGTTGCATTTTTAGGTGTGGGAGGATGTCACGCCCCACAAAAATTCAACTCAAAATTTCAGCATTCTGGAAGTTTTCGGAACATTAAGGAAGCGTCTAGGGCTGCCTGGAAGTCTCTAGAACAGCCTAGACAATACTAGAATGTGTTGGCACCCTTAGAAGGTCCTAGATCAGCCTTCAAAGTACTTGGAACAGTCTAGAAAGGGCTGCATAATTCTGCCCAAAAGTTGCAGCCAAGAACTCTCTAGAAGACTCATGAAAACACTTGAAAATGCTGGATATTTTGGCAAGAATGCTCTAGAATTCAGCTCATAAATATCTTGAATATTATGTAAGGAATTCTCTAGAACTAGTAGGAAACTAGTATAAATAGGTGTTAGGGTCTCATTTTGAGATCACCCCCCTCATAACACATTCATAACCAACTTCTAGTAAACTCCATACTTGTAACTTTGTTCAAGTAATACATAATCATCTTTGTTGTAGTATTGCACTACAAAATCATACTTGTGATCCTCACAAACAAAGACTTCCGCTGCTATACATAACCAAACCCACCCAAAAGGCTGAACTTAGAAGTGTTCTAAGTGTTGCACGAGAGTTCAAGAATAACTTCGTGACATTAGTAAGTCAAAGAGTGGGTCATCAAATCGGAACAGCGCCGATATCAATGGCAGGTCATCTCGACACACCGGTGGATCTACGGGTTTCGATGAGCATCGTGAAAACTGGGTAAACTAATTATATTTACGAATTTCAGTAATTATATTTTATGTACTATAAATCGTATAACAATAATTATACTCTATATTTGTGTAGAGAAGGACATATGGTCGGGAACCTAGTTGGAAAGAACTCTTCTTGCAAACCCACCTCACCAAAGAATGCAAAGAAAATTTAAGGAAAGGTGAGATTAGCATACATGAAGAATTTAAATTTTGTACAAACCGATCCAAAGAAGTATATGTAAGTTATCCTTTTTTATTTTCTTACAATTTTCGTATAAACATTTAGTACAacaaaaatacattatttttatatatttcagGGGGGGGTACTTGGAGGCGATGCATGATATTCACAGGTCGGACCTCACTGATTGTCCTGATGACCCTAAGGTGTGGGCTCGTGTGTAGGCAGGAGGTCACCCGGGTATTTGGGGTAGGATCTTCAGATCTGTATTACATGGTGAGTGGGACATCATCATCTTCTAGTGGGTGTGCACCATCATCTGTTGAGTACCAACGATCCATAGAAGAGGTATCATGTTCATAATCAAGATATTTGTTATGTTGATCCAATTGCTCTAGTGACATGTATAGGTTTAGCTTGAAATTGATGAAGCCACAATGAAGTTAGGAATTTAGAATGTATAATGGGACCTGGTGTTCAGTTTGAACTTCCATAGGTTGGTATGGTTACGGTCTGGTTGAGTGGCTTAGGGTTAGGGTATGGTTTGTCTGATTGGGCTTTGTTTGGTTAGTAGATTTGGGACCAGGTTTAGATGGTGGCTATTTGGGTTGGTTAGCAGGTTTAGATTTTTGTTATTTA
This genomic interval carries:
- the LOC110902686 gene encoding uncharacterized protein LOC110902686, which encodes MANKKSKKGSTNKKIVSSKEETHNHNQKQQEVGSVSMDLAGSLEKMKTSVKASVTQLGTLVNRSLEKLDALGTLRDELKGLKKDLKTAINVIRLEMQAMIQEEIATLWREVDDNIQNLHKNFTKLEAKMNDANKAQLKVCLGSSQVSHLNTLNTQETPKTREKHNIKKLPNKGKKRPTTTKPEKKSEEGLQLINMVVNGRPVKALVDRGASHNFVSMDEAIRLGVQVTKQEAMIKTTNGPIQPILGMAYDVKVTIGKWKGKSDLSVMPMKDHNFVLGQDFFENKQTFLILYANKFCIIDRNQVHTMKTETDTSRQGMSITSIQMEVGSKTRSTTHSSQLGITQNRNEDVAFLGVGGCHAPQKFNSKFQHSGSFRNIKEASRAAWKSLEQPRQY